The Triticum aestivum cultivar Chinese Spring chromosome 3A, IWGSC CS RefSeq v2.1, whole genome shotgun sequence genome includes a region encoding these proteins:
- the LOC123063718 gene encoding pectin acetylesterase 5 isoform X2, which produces MSPLLGGSWCRNLTWCAQRKETNLGSSDHMGRRAEFVGILSDDQLQNPDFYNWNKVKVRYCDGASFSGNVEEEFQDGTPFFFRGQRIWEAVMSELLSKGLSRAKEAFLTGCSAGGLSTYINCDDFRALVPKASTVKCLADGGFFLDVEDISGRRYMRGFYNDVARLQDLRKKFTHCSSDMEPGQCIFPREVAKGIHTPMFILNPAYDVWQVEHVLSPEGSDPERLWQNCRLDITKCDSKQLETLQGFRKELLDAISEFKKKKDWGMFINACFIHCQSMNSLTWHSPSAPRINNKTIAESVGDWFFNRREVKEIDCEYPCNPTCHNAVLDQAYKEE; this is translated from the exons ATGTCGCCATTGCTG GGTGGAAGCTGGTGCAGGAACCTGACATGGTGTGCTCAGCGTAAAGAAACAAATCTAGGTTCTTCTGACCACATGGGAAGGCGGGCTGAGTTCGTCGGCATCCTGAGCGACGACCAACTGCAGAATCCAG ATTTTTACAATTGGAATAAAGTGAAGGTAAGGTATTGTGATGGTGCCTCATTTTCTGGAAACGTTGAAGAGGAATTTCAG GACGGCACCCCTTTCTTCTTCAGAGGCCAGCGTATCTGGGAAGCAGTCATGAGTGAACTTTTATCAAAGGGCCTATCCCGTGCTAAAGAG GCTTTTCTTACAGGCTGCTCGGCTGGTGGCCTATCCACTTACATTAACTGTGATGACTTCCGTGCACTTGTACCAAAGGCGTCTACTGTTAAGTGTCTTGCTGATGGTGGTTTTTTCCTTGACGT GGAAGACATTTCTGGGAGAAGATATATGCGTGGATTCTATAACGACGTTGCTCGTCTACAG GACCTGCGGAAAAAGTTTACTCACTGCAGTTCAGATATGGAGCCAGGACAG TGCATTTTTCCACGGGAAGTTGCAAAAGGCATCCACACCCCAATGTTCATTCTCAATCCAGCATATGATGTTTGGCAG GTGGAGCATGTTTTGTCTCCAGAAGGATCCGACCCTGAACGCTTGTGGCAAAATTGCAGGTTGGATATTACTAAATGTGATTCAAAGCAGTTGGAAACTCTCCAAG GTTTTAGGAAAGAGTTGCTTGATGCTATAAGTGAATTCAAGAAGAAAAAGGATTGGGGCATGTTCATTAACGCCTGCTTTATACACTGTCAATCAATGAACTCCTTGACTTGGCACTCCCCATCTGCCCCTAGAATCAACAACAAG ACAATCGCTGAATCGGTGGGAGACTGGTTCTTTAACCGGAGAGAGGTGAAGGAAATCGACTGTGAATACCCCTGCAACCCGACATGCCACAACGCAGTCCTCGATCAAGCTTACAAGGAAGAATGA
- the LOC123063718 gene encoding pectin acetylesterase 5 isoform X1, protein MHPLSSSASASAGPATHRLRLWWRRLGRRGAAGAAAFAFALLAAAFFLAPSRDASAPSTASYPSYGHRLPTLVDLTLVAGARERGAVCLDGTPPGYHWLPGFGEGSDKWLLHLEGGSWCRNLTWCAQRKETNLGSSDHMGRRAEFVGILSDDQLQNPDFYNWNKVKVRYCDGASFSGNVEEEFQDGTPFFFRGQRIWEAVMSELLSKGLSRAKEAFLTGCSAGGLSTYINCDDFRALVPKASTVKCLADGGFFLDVEDISGRRYMRGFYNDVARLQDLRKKFTHCSSDMEPGQCIFPREVAKGIHTPMFILNPAYDVWQVEHVLSPEGSDPERLWQNCRLDITKCDSKQLETLQGFRKELLDAISEFKKKKDWGMFINACFIHCQSMNSLTWHSPSAPRINNKTIAESVGDWFFNRREVKEIDCEYPCNPTCHNAVLDQAYKEE, encoded by the exons ATGCAtcccctctcctcctccgcctccgcctccgccgggcCGGCGACGCACCGCCTGCGGCTCTGGTGGCGCCGCCTGGGCCGCCGCGGGGCCGCCGGGGCCGCGGCCTTCGCCTTCGCGCTCCTCGCCGCCGCATTCTTCCTCGCCCCCTCCCGCGACGCTTCCGCACCGTCCACCGCATCCTACCCTTCCTACGGCCACCGGCTCCCCACGCTCGTCGACCTcaccctcgtcgccggcgccagGGAGAGGGGCGCCGTGTGCCTGGACGGGACCCCGCCTGGGTACCACTGGCTCCCGGGGTTCGGGGAGGGGTCCGACAAGTGGCTCCTCCACTTGGAG GGTGGAAGCTGGTGCAGGAACCTGACATGGTGTGCTCAGCGTAAAGAAACAAATCTAGGTTCTTCTGACCACATGGGAAGGCGGGCTGAGTTCGTCGGCATCCTGAGCGACGACCAACTGCAGAATCCAG ATTTTTACAATTGGAATAAAGTGAAGGTAAGGTATTGTGATGGTGCCTCATTTTCTGGAAACGTTGAAGAGGAATTTCAG GACGGCACCCCTTTCTTCTTCAGAGGCCAGCGTATCTGGGAAGCAGTCATGAGTGAACTTTTATCAAAGGGCCTATCCCGTGCTAAAGAG GCTTTTCTTACAGGCTGCTCGGCTGGTGGCCTATCCACTTACATTAACTGTGATGACTTCCGTGCACTTGTACCAAAGGCGTCTACTGTTAAGTGTCTTGCTGATGGTGGTTTTTTCCTTGACGT GGAAGACATTTCTGGGAGAAGATATATGCGTGGATTCTATAACGACGTTGCTCGTCTACAG GACCTGCGGAAAAAGTTTACTCACTGCAGTTCAGATATGGAGCCAGGACAG TGCATTTTTCCACGGGAAGTTGCAAAAGGCATCCACACCCCAATGTTCATTCTCAATCCAGCATATGATGTTTGGCAG GTGGAGCATGTTTTGTCTCCAGAAGGATCCGACCCTGAACGCTTGTGGCAAAATTGCAGGTTGGATATTACTAAATGTGATTCAAAGCAGTTGGAAACTCTCCAAG GTTTTAGGAAAGAGTTGCTTGATGCTATAAGTGAATTCAAGAAGAAAAAGGATTGGGGCATGTTCATTAACGCCTGCTTTATACACTGTCAATCAATGAACTCCTTGACTTGGCACTCCCCATCTGCCCCTAGAATCAACAACAAG ACAATCGCTGAATCGGTGGGAGACTGGTTCTTTAACCGGAGAGAGGTGAAGGAAATCGACTGTGAATACCCCTGCAACCCGACATGCCACAACGCAGTCCTCGATCAAGCTTACAAGGAAGAATGA